From Daucus carota subsp. sativus chromosome 6, DH1 v3.0, whole genome shotgun sequence:
ttctccatttttctttcattttcacactacttttactccactatcttctttatatacgttaaaaatcaatgggtcccgccacttcacctacttttctttctcttttccactattttatacatatttcttaacctccgtgcccaactattttatacatatttcttaacctccgtacCCAACCAATTTGATAAggaatgggagggacggagggagtgttTTGTTGCGATTGCgaagaaataaaaattgcaGATCTATGGCTAGTCTATATCTGGCGGCAACATACCTAGTAATGGCTAACTACAATCATGTCTAAACATGTGCATCTTCACATGGACTTCCATGCAATTTTATCTAAATTACAATTTTACCGaataataaacaaacaaataatcCAATCAATTTAACGAATCAATACTCAATAGTACTCCAACAGAAAGCCTTCTACAAACCATACTCGTAAAAATTTGCATACAAAAATTTGATACCTAACAATTTGCTATCGTATCTGacaactaaatttaatttttcaataatGGCGATCGAAAAATATAGAATTCAATAATTGGGAATTAAGAAACGCGGTTTCTTCACAGGCAAGGGACTCTCCACTTCTTGCTCACCGGAAAGTTGACTTCCCCGACTAAAGTCAACGATCACTTCCAACGGCGAGTCTTCTTCAGGTGACGCGGGGAGGTTTAGGTCAAAGTCAAACCCCCGGTTCTGAGTTGACCCTGCCGGTACCGACGACGAGGATACCACGGTGGCTGCGCTTCCACTTGCGGCGGTTGCGTTGATATTGCCTTCATAGTGGCGGCGCTTGTGGCCGCCAAGAGCCTGGCCTGTAGGGAAAGAGCGGTGGCAGATAGCGCAGACGTGGGCCCTACCGCTAGGGTTCAACCCTAAGTTCGTAGTTAGGGTTCCGTTGGAGTTGGCGGAGTTGTTGTTTTTATCTTCGGCGGCGGTGGCTAGGGTTTTACGGTGACTGGCCTTGTGGCCGCCGAGAGCTTGGTAAGACGAGAAAGCCTTGTTACACACACCGCACTTGTATGTATTGGCGTCATGATTATCGGAGAGTACTTCACGTGGTTCTTGGCGGTGGATAGGGGTGGGAGAGGCGGCGGCGCCACCGCGAGCAAGCATGATGAGACAGAGGGCGAGATACTCTTCTTCAGACGGCGGCGGAGTCTCGGAACGGGGTCGTTTCGAGCGCTTCTTCTTCATCCATGGCTCCGAATTGTGAAGAAGAGTGGTGGTAGTGCTGGTGCTAGCGCTGTTTGTGTTGTTATTGAGGGGCTTGTAGTTATTGAGGGGCGGAGGGGTTGGGATTTTGGGTGAATTCATCGCTTCCAGAGCCATAGTAGCTATGTTAACTCacagagagagatgagagtgggagagatttgagagagagatgagagcgAGAGATCGTAGAAGTGAGGGGAGTGAAGAATGGGAGATAGGGGGAGGGGTTTATATATAAAGGCGGGGGAGTTTGGAAAGGAGGTGGAAAAGGTTAGAAGTTGCGTGGGGAGGAAAGGCGGTGGAACTCTTTGTATATCCTATACGTATTCGAATttgaatatttcatatattccTAATCCTATTATTTGTTGTATAcgtttttttaaattaactataagttaaaattattaacGAATATCGAATAAATCAGGAGTTTTAGTTGTACTGCATATCTGTAAACGTATTAACAAgaaaattttaggtatattattttaaaattcttctGAAAGTATCCCACGTCATAATTTAGTCACATATACaagaaatttaatttcaaataaaacattatctaagttgaataatttttatttgataaatttagaAAAAGTAATAGTGTAACAGAAAGATATCTTTTAGTGCCCTGTACACAACGTATAATGTATAGATAAAGGTAGGATTAAAGGGGgtagagaaagaaagaaaagagtaAGGAGTGAGCTTTGACGTGGGGAAGGAGTTAGTTGAAGGGAGGAGTGAAGTTGGTCAAAGGAGTGTTGGAGTGGTGGAGAAGGTGTGGTGTATTTTTAAtgactttttttatttaatcaatcACATAATTATAACGACTTTTATTTATCTGTCTCTTTGTATTTATACAGAGAGGTACGGTATACTAGTAAACAACTAGAACTAGTTAGCGACACTACCACTTGGGTATATTTGACACTTTCTGGTCAAACGTCAAACCACAGGGCCAGTACTCGTGCcattttatttaactttatTTTTACCAACATAGTATTGCATTCTAACACACTCAGCAGAACATTTtagtaattatttaattaatattaaaatcttgatagatattatagtattatttaatgaaaatgatttatttgcAAGATTAATTGACCTTCATATATCGAGAAATGCTATCTTTCATTACTAAAATTTCATCTTATAATAGGATTTTTAATGTATAGTTTTGACCCGGCCTACGTAATTAAATTCTCTTGTATGTTCGTGATTACGGTTAAACATTGCTGTGTTGTTAGAAATAGTActagtataaaaaatattatgataaaatttagaTAGTCCtgcatattttgagttataatataaaatataatatttttgatgagatttgatagtaaaatttatgataatttctcataaaattgaaaaacggCTTATGACAAAAATATGGGAACctatatttcttttaaacagTGTTCGAGGTGGAAGTGTAAAAAAAactgttttaaatttattaaacagtttttaaaatttttttaataaaaaatgtttgtTGTTATTGTAGGTAACAGTAAAAAACATACTGTGTGTATAGTAGCTATGCATAATTAAtaagtaatattttaaatatagcgTATAGCAGTGGAGTCTCACTCGGACGGCGGCTACTACACTATTCCGTCTATTCGCACAATTGACTTGAGCATTTCTATCTTCTACACAGACTATCAGCACatctataaaatttaataatttcataaatttggtAAGATAGGTTCTCAAGTTTCTTATAATTGTGGTCACCATCTTCTAGACACGTTCAATTCTGGTACAAGTTTAGTTTACCACTTTTCTACTACTCACTCTTGCTAAAACTTCAATAtgctgatatcatgtgttttctAGATATTACACTTCTCCTCTTCTACAGACTACATATACCCAACAATCTGTGTATGTAGTAACATGCTCAATCGCTCATGCCAATCTCATTAACCATTCATATTAGCCTTAATATCATGATTACGTAAATAACTAAATCTAATTATGATGGTGAACATACACAGAAGGACAGAAGATTAAGTTGaggataatagtaataattagGATCATGTCATGTGTATAACGTTAACTTCAGCAAGGGGCAACACACACCCCGTTTGTCTCTCACGCCACGCCACGAGGTACAGTTCGTTCCCACCCTGTTATGGACATGTGGCCTGAAACTTGATGCTCGCTAGGTATGAACAGAGATGTAACATACCATGTAATTCCAGAAGATAAACAATAGTATTATATGCCACGTGGACACCAAGACAGTCACTAAACATACATACTTTACGTACAAGGAGACACGCAAGTGGAATAGACGAAGGGTTGAGGATTCATGAGTTGGGTTACTGTTCGGTTTGGTAAGTAAGCCAGTTTGGTAATCAACTGCTTAATTAGGCCAAGTGGATACATGCTTTTAATCACAATTGTTAACACACTTTTCTTTGTGTATAGACAAACAACTCTTAATGTGATAAGAAGGGGAATTATGTGATTACACTCCCCCATGAAATGAGTTAGGTCACATTTGTTGAAATGCATTCACTTTATCACCTTATCCAAACAGATTAATGTTCTTCTCAAAACACATTCAAGACAATAGAAGAAGTATAAGATTGCAATATACTATTGGCCATTCAAATTCTAGTGACCAAGCTTAATTCACATTTCTATTGAGTATACTCATGTCTTTACctactctactctaatttcaaatatatatcgTGTACAGTTACCTAAAGCCTAAACTAGAATAGCTACTGAACAAATAGTCGGCGGCGACCCAAGTAGCAAGCTAGATCAAAGTTTACAAGGTGGAATTAGTGAACAAGTAACCAACTAGTTACCCTTCCATACTTCCATTCACCCATGCATTTAACAACTGATCCTCCTTATATTCGAGATGAGTCAAGTTGatatgaattaaaattataaaataatcttATTTTTCGATCGCCACTCAAATCCGGgccaaaattatttatttggacTAGGTTATATATAAGACCTTTTCTGATCAAACTATTTTTTGACTAAATAGTTTCGACCggtttttcattcatttttggtCAAAAATAGTCTGAGGATAAAATTGGCAATCGAAAATAACCTTTTTTTATGgtgtaaattaaattaaattttatattaaataatattgataCGGATTTTTTgatctaataaaaattaatgttcaagtcaacttaaaaataaataatacgaACACAAATTTGTTCATGAACGATTTGACTCAAATCATTTCAAACCGAATTTGAGTAGAGTTTGGTTATCCACGAACACTATggatcaatattttttaaatctttcctaaattcataataaataatttataatcttgCAAATTATGTCGTCCAACTATCTTAATAATTAAACGTTCATGATCTGACTCTCACACAGGATAGTgttttctatcattttatttttatgtccgGTTTCGGAAACATAAAGGTTTAAAGGTTTCATTACaaataactaaattattaatttataagatatttaaaattgagtATGTATAAAATGATCCACGTCGAGCCGAGTTAATGAGACCGAAACTATCTCGAGCTAATCTTTAATTAAATAGACTTGAGTTCGAGCGAATAAGTAAAATAAATGAGTCTAAGGGGctgtttgggttagcttaaaataaAAGACTTCTTACTTGTAATAAATAAgtagagtagaagtgagaagtaaataagttaataaagtgtttggaaaagaagcagaaactgTGAGtgaaaagctagcattcttagCTTCTTAAAggtgcttctactttttttatacaaacgggtcaagagaaacAGAAGCCAGAAACAACTTCTGCTTCTCTCAACCAAACACGCCCTAAATCTGTTTAATAAATGAATCAATTTTCGTATTCaacattagattttttaataataaactgATAAACTTGCTGTTTTTTTATGTAAGGACTACGTACAAGTACAAGACtacaattttcaaataaattctttctataaagtttatcatctagtCGACATATACAAAAATTAAGAAATCAGAATTTTATTATTCGATAAAGGTTCAAAAAAACATCAACGGAAAAATATACTAAAAGATGATATTCGATTAAATCTAAGTAAAAATAGGATTAATTGTTTCACACGTTTAGCATAATAAGTCCACGACTCATCAATCActgattattattaattacGATACGAAATCTATcattaataaatatcatcaaattaTCATAAACAGGTTAAACAACCATCATATAAGGCACACTCGTGATATAAAATCATAACAGTATAATATAACATCATCTGTTAATGGGTCTATCCCGACCACACTCAATCCAACTTTCAAAATTTCCATCTTAATCTTCCGAATTTCATTAAGACTCCCAACAAATCTAAAGTAGCCTTTTGACACCTTGAGAACCCCGTATCCATTTCAATACTCGTAGATCCCATTGCAACTCTAATGATCGAGAGAAATGACGAGAGATCCATCCTGAACCTCGTAAATCTTCTCATTATCATGATTTTTATTCgtttgatttcatattcatgtaatttcatttgaaatagaGCTCGCCGGCAGAGACGTTATCTAGGATTTCGAACTTATGGGGGcaattatttttagattttaaactcATAGGATAAACttgaatatgaaatttttttttccttgatTGGGGTTCTTTTGCTTTGTAAAAATGTATGGAAAACAGGGGAGGGAAGTGCTTAACCGCGTGTGCCTGGACGACAGAAGCTTGGGCtataaaaatgtaaagaaaacGGGGAGAGAGGTGCTTAACAGCGTGTGCCTGGACGACAGAAGCCTGGGCTGAGCAAAAAcattcaaaagaaaaaggatGTACTTGTTAAAACATTTCTCCCCTGCCCGCCAGACATATACTCCTCCCTTCCTTTTTACATGTCAATTTTGCTTTTCGagtagtcaaattgaccaatttttaagTAAACATTACCAATAatctactcattatttttaaaatccgaaagttgcatattaaaatagacaaaatatactttctaatgatataatttttataattttttttatataatgcatgtaaatttcagttaaaatatACCAATTTTACtgatcaaaagtcaaaatggacatatcaaaggggacggagggagtactattatcACTTTTCTAAGAAAAAATCCTAACTAACCTGATATTAATTCTCCCTTGTAAATAAAACAAGCCATGCTATATATTTCTTTCCCCCAACTGATCACATCAAACTTGGACATCAGTCCAATCTATCATTGTTTGGGTAAGATCCAAAAATCATTCCACAAGTCCAGTCCAATTCAATTTGAAGCCCATAATAACATGTGGACTGCAACGAAGCCCCAAATAATTCCCCTTCATCTTCTTCTCCTTGTCTAGAAATCGTAGAGTGAGAAAATGGCCAAGTCTCtgcttctctctcctctctctcctctctcatCATCTCCAATCGAGATGGGCAGTGGAGCATATCTTCAAAGCTCATCTTTTGTACACAATACAAAGCTCATATTTGGTGTTTCCTCATCAAAAAAGATTCTTCATAAGTGTTGTTTTAGGCCTGTTTCAGCTTCTGCTAACTCTTTTGACCACATTCCTAAGCAATTCAGACAAGAGAATCTTAAAGATGGATGTTAGTCACCACCTCAACTCTGCTTTTACTATGTTTATGTCTGTATGTATCTGTTGTGTGTgtatttttagttatttttgtgTTTTGGGGATTTTTTTGTTGCAATATATGATTCAATTTTGGGTCAGATTTATGTTGTTTTGTTTGTATGCTGGTTAGTTCTTGtattaaaatgaaatatatatatgtggggTTTTATGGGTTTTGTATGTTGTTGCAATATATGCTTATTGTCAGTAACTAATATATGTATTTGGGGGTTTTTCTTTTTGTGATTCTCTGCTCCATTTCTTGTCAAAATTTATGCTATTTTGGTTCTAGGTTGGGGATATTTTTGTTGCTAAATGTGATAATTATGTGGGGTTAGTATGGGTTTTTCGGGGCTTCTTTATCTAGCTGATATTGTGCTTTTTTGAGTTTCTGTTCATTGCTTATTGGTGTTTGTATATGTGAGTGAATGGAACTACTATGAACTATCATGAGTACAAGTGTCATTAAGCGGCTGAAAATTCCAGTTTTCTGAAGTACACGATAAAGCGGCTGGAATATTAGCATTTAGTGGACAGAATGGTTGTTTTAGAGCGACATGATAGGCTTGATTGGATTAGTGCAAACCGACAGCCGGGTTATGGTTTTTTTCAAGACAATTTTAG
This genomic window contains:
- the LOC108226570 gene encoding zinc finger protein ZAT10, with protein sequence MALEAMNSPKIPTPPPLNNYKPLNNNTNSASTSTTTTLLHNSEPWMKKKRSKRPRSETPPPSEEEYLALCLIMLARGGAAASPTPIHRQEPREVLSDNHDANTYKCGVCNKAFSSYQALGGHKASHRKTLATAAEDKNNNSANSNGTLTTNLGLNPSGRAHVCAICHRSFPTGQALGGHKRRHYEGNINATAASGSAATVVSSSSVPAGSTQNRGFDFDLNLPASPEEDSPLEVIVDFSRGSQLSGEQEVESPLPVKKPRFLIPNY